The following are from one region of the Acidimicrobiales bacterium genome:
- a CDS encoding MFS transporter, whose amino-acid sequence MAGVAVAPRAEAPWSPWRDTGFRVFAAGNVANNIGDAVYAVALPLLVFDLNGSLQLMSLLAALGPVALVLGPVFGLAADRWGPRVLVVPGLVVQMVAALVLNAAAFWFGAPFLVLFVAGALVQLGGGMYRSGWMSGIPSMWPQDPGRARGALSSCYVATTVIGPGLAAALVDGVGYELLLWFNLLTFVAPIVVWRMGIHPAPADPNRPRSSPARELAAGWAILRRSSRVFRVMVLSLPFDFVSSTGTVTLVIFHLRDRWDMSASGVSAVLLAANVGALVGSLAVSERSSWPLRRLLAVGLVGVVACLLVLPAPFLPAVVVAFVVFFVVDSALAVATEMLVYRTIPAEAIGRSNGFWRLVHGVPQLLAPLFISVLGDLVGSSATFVVLAAIGGVSVAWLAASWRALADDAPKEAVS is encoded by the coding sequence ACAACATCGGCGACGCCGTCTACGCCGTGGCTCTCCCGCTGCTCGTGTTCGACCTCAACGGGTCGCTGCAGCTGATGTCGCTCCTCGCCGCGCTCGGGCCCGTCGCCCTCGTGCTCGGGCCGGTCTTCGGGCTGGCCGCCGACCGGTGGGGCCCCAGGGTGCTCGTCGTCCCCGGCCTGGTCGTGCAGATGGTGGCCGCGCTCGTTCTCAACGCGGCCGCCTTCTGGTTCGGCGCGCCGTTCCTCGTGCTGTTCGTCGCCGGCGCCCTGGTCCAGCTGGGCGGCGGCATGTACCGCTCGGGCTGGATGTCGGGCATCCCGAGCATGTGGCCACAGGACCCCGGCCGGGCCAGGGGCGCGCTCAGCAGCTGCTACGTGGCCACCACCGTCATCGGGCCCGGGCTGGCCGCCGCCCTCGTCGACGGGGTCGGCTACGAGCTGCTGCTCTGGTTCAACCTGCTGACGTTCGTGGCCCCGATCGTGGTCTGGCGGATGGGGATCCACCCGGCGCCGGCCGACCCGAACCGGCCCCGGTCCTCGCCCGCCCGCGAGCTGGCCGCCGGCTGGGCCATCCTGCGGCGGTCGAGCCGGGTGTTCCGGGTGATGGTCCTGTCGCTGCCGTTCGACTTCGTGTCGAGCACGGGCACCGTCACCCTCGTCATCTTCCACCTGCGCGACCGGTGGGACATGTCGGCGAGCGGCGTGAGCGCCGTGCTCCTCGCCGCCAACGTCGGCGCGCTGGTGGGCTCGCTGGCGGTGTCCGAGCGGAGCTCGTGGCCGCTGCGCCGGCTGCTCGCCGTCGGCCTGGTCGGCGTCGTCGCCTGCCTGCTCGTGCTGCCGGCGCCGTTCCTGCCCGCCGTCGTCGTCGCCTTCGTGGTCTTCTTCGTGGTCGACAGCGCCCTGGCCGTCGCCACCGAGATGCTCGTGTACCGGACGATCCCGGCGGAGGCCATCGGCCGGTCCAACGGCTTCTGGCGGCTGGTGCACGGCGTGCCGCAGCTGCTCGCGCCCCTGTTCATCTCCGTCCTCGGCGACCTCGTCGGCTCGTCGGCCACCTTCGTCGTGCTCGCCGCCATCGGCGGGGTGTCGGTGGCGTGGCTGGCCGCCTCGTGGCGCGCCCTGGCCGACGACGCGCCGAAGGAGGCGGTGTCCTGA